GCCACAGACCCCGGTGTGCTGAATGATGTGCCGGCATGGTGCCGGATCAATGGGCACACGGTGCTGGAAACCGGGGAGCGCGAAGGGGTTATCTTTGTGCGGCTCCGGGTGGCCAGACCCTGACTTGCACCACAATTGCGCACTCCTGCGTCATTGTGCACTATAATGGTGCATTCTCTGCCGCAGGCCGTCGCAGGAGCCTAGCATTCGTGCTGCTCCGCCATGTCTCAGAATGTGGCACGCATTTTGCTCCACAAACGGGCAAGACCCGGTTCGGTGCAACCCCCGGGCCGGACAAACCCATTTCTTGCTGCTCCAGGAGGACGCTTCATCATGTCTGCAAAGACTTTAAAACTGATCAAAGAGAACGACGTAAAGTGGGTCGATATGCGCTTTACCGACAGCCGTGGTAAAGAGCAGCACGTGTCCATCCCGGCCAGCGAAATCGACGACGACTTCTTCACCGACGGCAAGATGTTCGACGGCTCCTCCATTGCCGGCTGGAAAGGCATCAATGAGTCCGACATGATCCTGCAGCCGGATGACGACACTGCGGTGATCGACCCGTTCACTGATGTGTCCACGCTGAACCTGCGTTGCAACATCGTTGAGCCCACCACCATGCAGGGCTACGAGCGCGACCCGCGTTCCATCGCCATGCGTGCTGAGGAATACCTCAAGTCCACCGGGATTGCGGATTCCGCCCTGTTCGGGCCGGAGCCGGAATTCTTCGTGTTCGATTCCGTAAAATGGAAGTCCGACATGCAGGGCGCCATGTACGAAATCTACTCCGAAGAAGCGGCCTGGGTGTCGGCTGACGACTTCGAGCGCAACAACATCGGTCACCGTCCCGGCGTGAAGGGCGGCTACTTCCCGGTGCCGCCGGTAGACAGCCTGCACGACCTGCGTGCGGCCATGTGTGCGGCCATGGAGCAGATGGGTCTGGTTATCGAAGTGCACCACCACGAAGTGGGCACAGCAGGCCAGTGCGAAATCGGCGTGGGTGCCAACACCCTGACCAAGAAGGCGGACGAAGTACAGATCCTGAAGTACTGCATCCACAACGTGGCCCATGCCTACGGCAAGACCGCGACCTTCATGCCGAAGCCGCTGATCGGTGACAACGGTTCCGGTATGCACGTGCACCAGTCCCTGAGCAAGGACGGCAAGAACCTGTTTGCCGGTGACCTCTACGGTGGCCTGTCTGAAACCGCGCTGTTCTACATCGGCGGTATCATCAAGCACGCGCGTGCGCTGAACGCCCTGACCAATGCGTCCACCAACTCGTACAAGCGTCTGGTGCCGGGCTTCGAAGCACCGGTCATGCTGGCCTACTCGGCCCGTAACCGTTCGGCATCGATCCGGATTCCATGGGTCAGCAGCCCGAAAGCGCGTCGTATCGAGACCCGCTTCCCGGACCCGTCTGCCAACCCGTACCTGTGCTTCGCCTCCCTGCTGATGGCAGGCCTGGATGGCATCAAGAACAAGATCCACCCTGGCGATGCCATGGACAAGGATCTGTACGACCTGCCGGCAGAAGAAGCGAAGGAAATCCCGACCGTGGCGCACACGCTGACCATGGCCCTGGATGCCCTCGAAGCCGATCACGACTTCCTGCTGCAGGGTGGCGTGTTCACCAAGGACGCGCTGGATGGCTACATCTCCCTGAAGCGTGCTGAAGTAGAGCGCCTGAACATGACCCCGCATCCGGTCGAGTTCGATCTGTACTACTCGGTGT
This genomic interval from Isoalcanivorax indicus contains the following:
- a CDS encoding sulfurtransferase TusA family protein, with the protein product MEQLDARRLLCPLPVIRTQDRVKTLADGECLEVLATDPGVLNDVPAWCRINGHTVLETGEREGVIFVRLRVARP
- the glnA gene encoding glutamate--ammonia ligase → MSAKTLKLIKENDVKWVDMRFTDSRGKEQHVSIPASEIDDDFFTDGKMFDGSSIAGWKGINESDMILQPDDDTAVIDPFTDVSTLNLRCNIVEPTTMQGYERDPRSIAMRAEEYLKSTGIADSALFGPEPEFFVFDSVKWKSDMQGAMYEIYSEEAAWVSADDFERNNIGHRPGVKGGYFPVPPVDSLHDLRAAMCAAMEQMGLVIEVHHHEVGTAGQCEIGVGANTLTKKADEVQILKYCIHNVAHAYGKTATFMPKPLIGDNGSGMHVHQSLSKDGKNLFAGDLYGGLSETALFYIGGIIKHARALNALTNASTNSYKRLVPGFEAPVMLAYSARNRSASIRIPWVSSPKARRIETRFPDPSANPYLCFASLLMAGLDGIKNKIHPGDAMDKDLYDLPAEEAKEIPTVAHTLTMALDALEADHDFLLQGGVFTKDALDGYISLKRAEVERLNMTPHPVEFDLYYSV